GCGCCGCGGAGCCGAGGAGCTTCTGTCGGTTCTGAACAAGCTTTTCGACAAGCTCCAGTACAAGAATGAAGATGTCAGCTCGGCGGCGCTGGGAGCCGAGTTCACGGCCGAGGCGGAGAGCGAGATCGACAGCCTATTCAAAGAATAGGAGACCCCGAGCTACGTGTCGCTGATCAACTACTCGTCTCGCGAAATCAACTGCAAGATCGTCTATTACGGCCCCGGCCTTTGCGGCAAGACAACCAACCTTCAACACATTTACTCGCGCGTTCCTCAGGAAACGCGGGGCAAGATGATTTCGCTCGCGACCGAGATGGACCGGACGCTCTTCTTCGATTTCCTGCCGCTCGAGCTGGGACAAATCCGGGGGTTCCGGACCCGGTTCCACCTCTACACCGTCCCGGGGCAGGTCTACTACAACGCGAGCCGAAAGCTGATCCTGAAAGGCGTGGACGGCATCGTGTTCGTGGCCGACT
This region of Candidatus Eisenbacteria bacterium genomic DNA includes:
- a CDS encoding GTPase domain-containing protein, producing the protein MSLINYSSREINCKIVYYGPGLCGKTTNLQHIYSRVPQETRGKMISLATEMDRTLFFDFLPLELGQIRGFRTRFHLYTVPGQVYYNASRKLILKGVDGIVFVADSQIERFEANVESYMNMLDNLTDHDLNLEKIPFVMQYNKRDLPRVVAVDDLERELNPRKAPYFEAVALRGTGVFDTLKVACKLVLKTLG